The Leishmania panamensis strain MHOM/PA/94/PSC-1 chromosome 32 sequence genome window below encodes:
- a CDS encoding hypothetical protein (TriTrypDB/GeneDB-style sysID: LpmP.32.3170) — MDAHEDRFVGRVLVKNYESVFQVRTMGSLLAGIAAGVLGLTNVWGFFFFIACAAVTSFSIMAFGCGGNTHRCFPKGTSELFSVQQLLSGAMTYILVWTVAYDSIYIF; from the coding sequence ATGGACGCTCACGAAGATCGATTTGTGGGCCGTGTGCTAGTGAAGAACTACGAATCTGTGTTCCAGGTTCGGACAATGGGATCGCTTCTGGCGGGGATTGCAGCTGGCGTTCTCGGACTCACGAACGTCTGGggcttctttttcttcatagcttgtgctgctgttACGTCCTTTTCCATCATGGCGttcggctgcggtggcaacACGCACAGATGCTTCCCGAAAGGAACCTCGGAGCTCTTCTCTGTACAGCAACTGCTCTCAGGTGCCATGACATACATTCTTGTATGGACGGTGGCGTACGACTCTATCTACATTTTTTAG
- a CDS encoding hypothetical protein (TriTrypDB/GeneDB-style sysID: LpmP.32.3210), with amino-acid sequence MLQLSLLLCGALCISHRTLRSASVVPVAAAEVAPINSRVGEAWEASVERTEALEKLSNEVFGRGNRHLKNVETLTSLPEGLHSFPEVCFIGKPGCGKSSLISCLLHNRRLGKSGATPGTTRLLQFFNVGDALLLVDTPGYGGWRGREVGQRLAEQANAFSILFRYLALRNGSNLKRVYWLVESSARTPVSFQPRDEELLTFLSRERIPFSVVLTKIDRHWRHYAEQQRMADRVGKDGLLHPRYRRPEKHDQGFFSPTSLPKDGVARNVQEVYEFLGTDQVPILGVSANRLQPGRSHNLELLQHDIVHYCTQDLLCSEKLSFRNMHKLSYAPPTADRIHEVQLRYPVESFVVPENNNMSLACMVEHHEEMKARLLTSKVSARRFSCKDVVACHLVSVDRLKATSQDDAAQRERTERVPPTTTSLFESTSTTVAATSLPLLDDVAGTLRVSEEQDTVSTPVSRLGDPPERWKKCSGHNAEASVADVWAGQRFRARPVLAGERRASFDLLEDVLESAGDEERPRQNVAGSIVDNAEKIETAAPHAYSLVSGESPESSPHRADTVLLQERALTALPLPAMLDPNAHYVTAIDGTPIPRSMISVSVEQLAVSKEDELAYFATKSGAGAYEELLLVDQEKGNAWADLFVEASDVARLPEEVQTKLTETRGRRTCSAVRKQEERFFAKYVERKRKERSIYMQAEGYMCPWLGRSEGRNVVRGFVGSCGTGRGGVVMRGLKQTGFGGKSYSARTMKNRGRATKKTGFWAA; translated from the coding sequence ATGCTGcaactctctctccttctctgcggtGCCCTGTGCATTTCGCACCGCACACTGAGAAGCGCCTCAGTCGTACCTGTCGCCGCAGCGGAGGTTGCACCCATTAACTCAAGAGTAGGCGAGGCATGGGAGGCCAGTGTCGAGCGCACCGAGGCCCTTGAGAAGCTCAGCAACGAGGTTTTTGGCCGAGGAAACAGACATTTGAAAAATGTGGAAACGCTGACGTCTCTCCCGGAAGGCCTGCACTCCTTCCCAGAAGTGTGCTTCATTGGGAAGCCAGGGTGCGGCAAGTCGAGCCTTATCTCATGTCTCCTGCATAACCGGCGGCTGGGCAAATCCGGGGCGACTCCCGGCACTACGCGACTTCTGCAGTTTTTCAACGTGGGTGATGCGCTTCTTTTGGTAGATACGCCAGGCTACGGTGGCTGGCGAGGTCGTGAGGTGGGACAGCGACTAGCGGAGCAGGCTAATGCGTTTTCAATCCTATTCCGCTACTTGGCTTTGCGCAACGGAAGTAACCTCAAGCGGGTATACTGGCTCGTGGAGTCCTCGGCGCGAACACCAGTGTCTTTTCAGCCACGTGATGAAGAGCTGCTCACTTTTCTCTCCCGGGAGCGTATTCCTTTTAGTGTCGTGCTCACCAAGATCGACCGCCATTGGCGCCACtatgctgagcagcagcggatggCTGATCGAGTAGGAAAGGATGGCTTGTTGCATCCAAGGTACAGGCGACCAGAAAAACACGATCAGGGCTTCTTTTCGCCCACGAGTCTGCCTAAAGATGGCGTGGCACGCAATGTGCAAGAGGTATATGAGTTCCTAGGCACGGATCAAGTACCGATTCTCGGTGTAAGTGCCAACCGACTACAGCCAGGCCGTTCGCATAACCTGGAGCTTCTGCAGCACGACATCGTGCACTACTGCACGCAAGACCTGCTCTGCTCAGAGAAGCTCTCCTTTCGCAACATGCACAAGCTGAGCTACGCACCACCGACGGCTGATCGTATTCATGAGGTTCAGCTGCGATACCCAGTAGAGTCATTCGTTGTTCCCGAGAATAACAACATGTCCTTGGCGTGCATGGTGGAGCACCACGAGGAGATGAAGGCACGATTGCTTACAAGCAAAGTATCTGCACGCCGTTTCTCCTGCAAAGATGTGGTGGCATGCCATCTAGTGAGCGTCGACAGGCTAAAAGCAACCTCCCAAGATGATGCTGCACAGCGAGAGCGCACGGAGAGAGTGCCTCCAACCACGACATCTCTATTCGAATCTACTTCCACTACCGTCGCCGCAAcgtctctgccgctgctagACGACGTTGCAGGCACCTTGCGCGTCAGCGAAGAGCAGGACACCGTTTCCACGCCGGTAAGCCGTCTAGGAGACCCTCCTGAGCGATGGAAGAAATGTAGTGGCCACAATGCTGAGGCGAGTGTGGCCGACGTGTGGGCTGGCCAGAGGTTCCGGGCGCGGCCTGTCCTTGCAggcgagaggagggcgagctTCGACTTGCTGGAGGATGTCCTGGAAAGTGCGGGGGATGAGGAGAGGCCGAGACAGAACGTTGCAGGTAGCATTGTGGACAACGCTGAGAAGATCGAAACCGCGGCGCCTCACGCGTATAGTCTAGTATCGGGCGAGAGTCCGGAGTCGTCACCGCACCGTGCTGACACTGTCCTCCTCCAGGAGCGGGCTCTCACCGCACTCCCGCTGCCCGCGATGCTCGACCCCAATGCTCACTACGTCACCGCCATTGATGGAACGCCGATCCCGCGTAGCATGATTTCCGTGTCCGTGGAGCAGCTGGCTGTGAGCAAGGAGGACGAGCTCGCCTACTTTGCCACGAAGTCTGGCGCCGGCGCGTACGAGGAGCTACTCCTGGTAGACCAAGAGAAGGGCAATGCGTGGGCAGATCTCTTTGTGGAAGCGAGTGATGTAGCCCGTCTTcctgaggaggtgcagacAAAGTTGACGGAGACACGTGGGCGTCGTACTTGCTCTGCAGTGCGCAAGCAGGAAGAACGATTCTTTGCAAAGTATGTGGAGCGGAAGCGAAAGGAGAGATCGATCTACATGCAAGCGGAGGGGTACATGTGCCCGTGGCTAGGGAGGTCTGAGGGCCGGAACGTGGTGCGAGGTTTTGTTGGTTCGTGCGGTACCGGAAGAGGTGGGGTTGTCATGCGTGGTCTCAAGCAGACAGGGTTCGGTGGTAAGAGCTACTCTGCGCGGACCATGAAGAACAGAGGCCGGGCCACGAAAAAGACCGGGTTTTGGGCTGCGTAA
- a CDS encoding hypothetical protein (TriTrypDB/GeneDB-style sysID: LpmP.32.3200) produces the protein MSTRNSRRGMGPFGANKPCGVRMNRKNLRSIREVTLDHYDAEYMYLRENELTCFDCDVKMEQLRVLDLSINDIGGAVDFLQHTPHLHHLYMTGNKIDTLSGIANFAAIETLCLSDNSICSFAGLGNLPSLRVLSLNFNNITCFEGYPTLPNLHTLNLVGNPVTDAPNYRSMAIAVNGLNLVSVDGNPVQVEERAEADRYKGKVAHCVREGFTADGENPEQAASAFMVKMQRNRQDAKYLQLCSINLAPVAEEDEIMEGKPIALSLCMQDVRPYAQRTTEVFQSSYLYPVIFKVSGEATEVFVVGSMNKWTEPISLERCIEGDEVYFHTTLYLPAGDYEYRYIVDGVEKVSEANSMPSKYKEGFCNIYKVAELEPQEEDQDTILHIRWMRSAPNGSYEVIEDENTLTYTPKAVDIDCCLRAEVLAYVNGQFSFLYFDISTLTKPGLPQCPRLELTGVAMEGGLLTAEADYFGGIEGNSSLVWYRILPSGDEVAVDIVDPWAGYEVTRDDIGCRIRAEFTPVRNDWAAGEPKSATTNLVTCCGPECRTIRIIGHLVEGSQLEVDVEYRGGEEGRSLYQWLRKADMNDYVPISEANGTKYVVTPKDVGQYLAVEYTPVNAEGVAGETCRCVLNNRIDEAVPIVTHLTIVGELMEQKTLSLEYDCKGSQSGEHMIQWYRHDKKRGIMTKIGSPNSNSVTLTSMDVGCSIEVSLTPVRYDGMTGKVVMAKRNGVVAPCAPEVKVLNIVGDLVAGQELVLQTKYIGGVEGESIVTWEVEDLETKTFNIVAQGVRTYMLKETDVGKRVKVTYTPVRSDGKEGSPKTQMAQVMGKATASAPAVPKISVPQPTNSAAPASTTTLSISVMSSRGASNAESIILTSMASPISESIA, from the coding sequence ATGTCGACTCGCAACAGCCGACGTGGCATGGGGCCCTTTGGTGCCAACAAGCCGTGTGGCGTGCGGATGAACCGCAAGAACCTCCGCAGCATCCGTGAGGTGACCCTGGATCACTACGATGCCGAGTACATGTATCTACGTGAGAACGAGCTTACCTGCTTTGACTGTGACGTGAAGATGGAACAGCTTCGTGTACTTGATCTCTCCATCAACGATAttggcggcgctgtcgacTTCCTGCAGCATACGCCTCATCTTCATCACCTCTACATGACCGGAAACAAGATCGACACCCTCTCCGGGATTGCCAACTTTGCCGCCATCGAGACGCTCTGCCTCAGCGACAACTCCATCTGTTCGTTTGCCGGTCTTGGGAACCTGCCGAGCCTGCGCGTCCTCTCATTGAACTTCAATAACATCACTTGCTTTGAAGGCTATCCAACTCTGCCTAATCTGCACACACTGAACCTGGTGGGCAACCCCGTCACGGACGCTCCGAACTACCGTTCTATGGCTATTGCAGTCAACGGGCTGAACCTCGTCTCCGTGGACGGCAACCCGGTGCAGGTCGAGGAGCGCGCTGAGGCGGATAGGTACAAGGGCAAGGTCGCCCACTGCGTGCGCGAGGGTTTCACAGCAGATGGTGAGAACCCGGAGCAGGCTGCTTCCGCCTTCATGGTGAAGATGCAGCGCAACCGCCAGGACGCCAAGTACCTCCAGCTGTGCTCCATCAACCTTGCTCCTgttgcggaggaggacgagatcATGGAGGGCAAACCGATAGCGCTGTCACTGTGCATGCAAGATGTGCGTCCATacgcgcagcgcaccacagAGGTGTTCCAGTCCAGTTACCTGTACCCTGTCATCTTCAAAGTGTCCGGCGAGGCAACCGAGGTGTTTGTGGTGGGGTCCATGAACAAATGGACAGAGCCGATAAGCCTCGAGCGGTGTATTGAGGGCGACGAGGTGTACTTTCATACAACCCTGTACCTCCCCGCGGGCGACTACGAATACCGCTACATCGTGGACGGTGTGGAGAAGGTGTCTGAGGCAAACAGTATGCCCTCCAAGTACAAGGAGGGCTTCTGCAACATCTACaaggtggcggagctggagccACAGGAAGAGGATCAGGACACAATCCTTCACATCCGTTGGATGCGCAGCGCTCCGAACGGCTCGTATGAGGTGATTGAGGACGAGAACACTCTTACCTACACGCCGAAAGCGGTGGACATCGACTGCTGCCTGCGCGCTGAGGTTCTGGCCTACGTCAACGGGCAGTTCTCCTTCCTCTACTTCGACATCTCGACGCTGACCAAGCCGGGCCTGCCACAGTGCCCACGTCTCGAGCTGACTGGGGTGGCGATGGAGGGTGGTCTGCTgacggcagaggcagacTACTTTGGCGGCATCGAGGGCAACTCCTCTCTTGTGTGGTACCGCATCTTGCCGAGCGGCGATGAGGTGGCCGTGGACATTGTGGACCCGTGGGCAGGCTACGAGGTGACTCGCGACGATATCGGGTGCCGCATCCGTGCCGAGTTCACTCCTGTCCGCAACGACTGGGCCGCTGGTGAGCCCAAGTCCGCGACGACGAACCTTGTGACATGCTGTGGCCCGGAGTGCCGCACCATCAGGATCATCGGCCACCTAGTCGAGGGTAGCCAGCTGGAGGTGGACGTTGAGTACAGGGGCGGTGAAGAGGGCCGCAGCTTGTATCAGTGGTTGCGCAAGGCGGACATGAACGACTACGTACCCATCTCTGAGGCCAACGGCACCAAGTACGTAGTGACACCGAAGGATGTGGGTCAGTACCTGGCTGTAGAGTACACTCCGGTCAATGCCGAGGGCGTCGCCGGTGAGACATGCCGCTGCGTCCTGAACAACCGGATCGATGAAGCTGTGCCCATTGTGACCCACCTCACCATTGTTGGTGAGCTCATGGAGCAGAAAACCCTGAGCCTCGAGTATGACTGCAAAGGTAGCCAGAGCGGCGAGCACATGATCCAATGGTACCGCCACGACAAGAAGCGCGGCATCATGACGAAGATCGGGTCACCGAACAGCAACTCTGTGACGCTAACCAGCATGGATGTGGGGTGCTCGATCGAGGTCTCATTAACACCGGTACGTTACGATGGCATGACGGGTAAGGTGGTGATGGCAAAGCGCAACGGTGTCGTGGCGCCGTGCGCGCCGGAGGTGAAGGTGCTCAACATTGTGGGGGATCTGGTCGCGGGCCAGGAGCTGGTGCTTCAGACGAAGTACATCGGCGGGGTGGAGGGCGAATCGATCGTGACGTGGGAGGTCGAGGACCTCGAAACCAAGACGTTCAACATCGTTGCCCAGGGTGTAAGGACCTACATGCTGAAGGAGACAGACGTGGGCAAGAGGGTCAAGGTGACCTACACCCCCGTGCGCAGTGACGGCAAGGAGGGTTCTCCCAAGACGCAGATGGCGCAAGTGATGGGTAAGGCAACTGCTTCAGCACCAGCGGTTCCTAAGATTTCCGTGCCTCAGCCCACAAACTCCGCTGCACCTGCTTCCACGACTACGCTGTCGATCTCTGTGATGTCGTCGAGGGGTGCCTCGAATGCGGAGTCCATTATTTTAACCTCGATGGCGAGCCCGATTTCGGAGTCCATCGCCTAG
- a CDS encoding chaperone protein DNAj, putative (TriTrypDB/GeneDB-style sysID: LpmP.32.3220) has translation MSGDRVYALRGTSVLYEVLGVSRTATQREIRQAYYRLAVLYHPDKNPEGSNVFKEVCFAHGILSDPEQRALYDSGTLRGELELEARAYDPSMDPGVELSPEDLRVFVDRVRQSQDANRQVQSTFELRREEEMKRRAEFDAKNPSFKAEYENARRLRQDGCGSSTSAAHAHVPDTADYSTPAPSKVRTSAEVLAELQREEEERLYGNPGMASANASSGKVSGRGGAPAKQQMMAHYRTAHSEATGDESLSSSYSSSSAAGTLRNRQLQSTSLQFVKTHCQKPQYSETVSVTVQEYANYDYRTFVEGGSVDRGELEGAIMADALVNYDRNH, from the coding sequence ATGAGCGGCGACAGGGTTTATGCGTTGAGGGGGACTTCTGTCCTTTATGAGGTGCTCGGTGTctcgcgcaccgccacgcAACGTGAGATTCGCCAGGCCTACTACAGGCTTGCGGTGCTCTACCACCCCGATAAAAACCCAGAAGGGTCGAACGTCTTCAAGGAGGTTTGCTTTGCCCATGGAATTCTGTCTGATCCAGAGCAGCGTGCCTTGTACGATAGTGGCACACTGCGAGGCGAGCTCGAGTTGGAGGCGCGGGCCTATGACCCTTCTATGGACCCAGGCGTGGAGCTGAGTCCAGAGGACTTGCGCGTTTTCGTGGACCGCGTTCGGCAGTCGCAGGACGCCAATCGGCAGGTGCAGTCTACCTTTGAGCTAAGGCgtgaggaagagatgaaGCGAAGGGCGGAGTTCGATGCCAAGAATCCGTCCTTTAAGGCGGAGTATGAGAATGCTCGGCGTCTGCGGCAGGATGGCTGCGGAAGCTCCACTTCTGCAGCCCATGCACATGTTCCCGACACTGCAGACTACTCGACGCCAGCACCATCTAAGGTGCGCACTTCTGCTGAGGTGCTggctgagctgcagcgggaggaggaggaacgcCTCTATGGCAACCCTGGAATGGCCTCCGCcaacgccagcagcggcaaagTATCCGGGAGGGGTGGAGCCcctgcgaagcagcagatgATGGCTCACTATCGCACCGCTCACAGTGAAGCTACGGGAGACGAAAGCCTTAGCAGCTCGtacagctccagcagcgccgcaggcaCCCTGCGGAATCGTCAGCTGCAATCCACTAGTCTGCAGTTTGTCAAGACCCACTGCCAGAAGCCCCAATACAGCGAAACGGTTAGTGTGACGGTTCAGGAGTACGCAAACTATGACTACCGTACTTTCGTAGAAGGGGGCAGTGTTGATCGTGGGGAGCTTGAGGGGGCGATCATGGCCGACGCCTTAGTCAACTACGACCGAAACCACTGA
- a CDS encoding hypothetical protein (TriTrypDB/GeneDB-style sysID: LpmP.32.3190), whose translation MENGYRVLGVPVDVSIWTLMAIITVLVVLAGLMAGLIISIFSLDTVRLKALACRSETVEGRRARRLLLILHNPNWVLVTLVVVDSAATEMLPLLLNVLLSPAEAVIVSVILLVVFGEIIPEAVFTHHALALGSALAYLVLVLMIVTAPVSWPVGKMLDWCVGNRSGVAFKRGQLREVIRYRAAQLDNIYGDDEEAVPLRDSDLDTREPYLMHQLETQIMLGVLSLSEYVGSSVLKKSIRATFTVHRDAVVSKRMVQSMVAHKLTHIPVYSDVGNPSNVTQVFELRLLLFFAYCKEEVSIRIRDLPLLPLPRYSADTPCNLLLDYLRASPLQVAALMSSESAARVVGIISASDVVELVHKTSFDATYVESHGPQQGNVVQSFRAHNAFMTHETNQMILNEMNA comes from the coding sequence ATGGAGAATGGCTACAGAGTACTCGGTGTACCGGTCGATGTATCGATATGGACGTTGATGGCGATCATCACAGTGTTGGTGGTGCTAGCGGGATTGATGGCGGGCCTCATTATCAGCATCTTCTCACTCGACACGGTTCGACTAAAGGCACTTGCATGCCGATCGGAGACGGTGGAGGGACGACGCGCGCGCCGGCTTCTGCTCATCTTGCACAATCCGAACTGGGTTCTTGTGactctcgtcgtcgtcgactCGGCCGCAACGGAGATGCTGCCACTGTTGCTCAAcgtcctcctttcccccgcCGAGGCAGTCATCGTATCCGTGATCCTGCTGGTCGTTTTCGGGGAGATCATACCCGAAGCAGTGTTCACGCATCATGCACTGGCGCTAGGGTCAGCGTTGGCCTATCTAGTGCTGGTGCTAATGATAGTCACAGCACCAGTATCTTGGCCCGTTGGTAAGATGCTAGATTGGTGTGTTGGGAATCGATCGGGTGTCGCCTTCAAGCGTGGTCAGCTACGCGAGGTAATCCGATACCGAGCCGCCCAGCTCGACAACATTTATGGAGACGATGAAGAggccgtgccgctgcgcgacAGCGACCTGGACACACGAGAGCCGTACTTGATGCACCAGCTTGAGACCCAAATAATGCTCGGGGTCTTGAGCCTATCGGAGTACGTTGGGTCCTCTGTACTGAAGAAGAGCATTCGGGCAACTTTTACTGTTCACCGTGACGCCGTTGTTAGCAAGCGGATGGTACAGAGTATGGTAGCTCACAAACTAACACATATTCCCGTGTACAGCGATGTCGGAAACCCATCCAACGTCACGCAGGTGTTTGAGCTGCGgcttttgctcttctttgcctACTGCAAGGAAGAAGTTTCGATTCGCATCCGCGATCTCCCACTCTTACCGTTGCCTCGGTACAGCGCAGACACGCCATGCAATTTGCTTTTAGACTACCTccgcgcttctcctctccaaGTAGCCGCGCTCATGAGCTCAGAGAGCGCTGCAAGGGTTGTTGGGATCATCTCAGCATCGGATGTGGTGGAGCTTGTGCACAAAACCTCGTTTGACGCCACCTACGTGGAGTCCCACGGACCGCAACAAGGCAATGTCGTGCAGTCGTTTCGCGCACACAACGCCTTCATGACACACGAGACAAACCAGATGATATTGAACGAGATGAACGCGTAA